One Kaistella polysaccharea DNA segment encodes these proteins:
- a CDS encoding 2-oxo acid dehydrogenase subunit E2, giving the protein MAEVITMPRLSDTMTDGKVAKWHKKVGDSVKEGDLLAEIETDKAVQDFESEFNGTLLYIGTEEGGSSPVDSVLAIIGEQGEDISKLKSGMVDEGISEKKEENKIDEEHKTENESTSIEETTAEIPQGVEVITMPRLSDTMTEGKVAKWHFKVGDQVKEGDVLAEIETDKAVQDFESEVNGTLLYTSVAEGEASPVDTVLAIIGPEGTDVSGLTSGATKKAESKPAPEKAEENNSTSENTEMPTADNSSTERVAISPLAKKMAEDKGIDVQTLKGSGENGRIVKKDIENYQPSAASTQAKQEVSSPAAVAAPAQASMNFVQGKDSETPNSQVRNIIAKRLAESKFTAPHYYLIVEINMDKAIEARKEINALPDTKISFNDMIIKATAMALRKHPQVNSTWKEDKIIHHGNINVGVAVAIPDGLVVPVLKNTDQMNYTQISTDVKDMAGRAKSKGLKANEMEGSTFSVSNLGMFGIETFTSIINQPNSAILSVGAIIEKPIVKDGQIVVGNTMKLSLACDHRVVDGATGAQFLQTLKTYLEQPLTLLL; this is encoded by the coding sequence ATGGCAGAAGTAATTACAATGCCCCGTCTTTCTGATACGATGACGGACGGTAAAGTGGCAAAATGGCACAAGAAAGTGGGCGACTCAGTAAAAGAAGGAGATCTCTTGGCCGAAATTGAAACTGATAAAGCCGTACAGGATTTCGAATCAGAATTTAACGGAACTTTATTATATATCGGAACAGAAGAAGGCGGTTCGTCGCCTGTAGATTCTGTCTTGGCGATTATTGGAGAGCAGGGAGAAGACATTTCTAAACTTAAAAGTGGAATGGTTGACGAAGGAATTTCCGAAAAAAAAGAAGAGAATAAAATAGACGAAGAACATAAAACCGAAAACGAATCTACGAGCATTGAAGAAACGACTGCTGAAATTCCACAAGGAGTTGAAGTAATTACAATGCCTCGTCTTTCTGATACCATGACCGAGGGTAAAGTGGCAAAATGGCATTTTAAGGTGGGTGATCAGGTAAAAGAAGGAGATGTTCTAGCAGAAATCGAAACCGATAAAGCAGTTCAGGATTTTGAATCAGAAGTGAACGGAACTTTACTTTACACAAGCGTTGCCGAAGGTGAAGCGAGTCCAGTTGATACTGTTTTAGCAATCATCGGGCCCGAAGGAACAGATGTTTCTGGTCTTACATCAGGTGCAACAAAAAAAGCAGAATCAAAACCTGCTCCTGAAAAAGCTGAAGAAAATAACTCCACATCAGAAAATACAGAAATGCCAACTGCTGATAATTCATCAACTGAAAGAGTGGCGATTTCTCCATTAGCTAAAAAAATGGCGGAAGATAAAGGAATTGATGTACAAACTTTAAAGGGAAGTGGAGAAAATGGCAGAATTGTAAAGAAAGATATTGAAAATTATCAGCCAAGTGCTGCTTCTACGCAAGCGAAACAAGAAGTTTCATCGCCTGCTGCAGTTGCTGCTCCGGCACAGGCTTCAATGAATTTTGTTCAGGGTAAAGATTCTGAAACACCGAATTCACAAGTAAGAAACATTATTGCGAAACGTCTCGCTGAAAGTAAATTTACCGCACCGCATTATTACTTGATCGTTGAAATCAATATGGATAAAGCGATTGAGGCAAGAAAAGAAATTAACGCTTTACCAGATACTAAGATTTCATTTAATGACATGATTATTAAGGCTACAGCAATGGCTTTAAGAAAACATCCGCAAGTAAATTCTACCTGGAAAGAAGATAAGATTATTCACCACGGAAATATTAATGTAGGAGTTGCCGTAGCAATTCCAGATGGATTGGTGGTTCCTGTGTTGAAAAATACAGATCAGATGAACTACACACAAATTTCTACTGACGTAAAAGATATGGCCGGAAGAGCAAAATCCAAAGGTCTGAAAGCCAACGAAATGGAAGGTTCAACTTTCTCAGTTTCTAATTTAGGAATGTTCGGGATCGAAACTTTCACTTCAATTATTAATCAGCCGAACTCAGCGATTCTTTCTGTAGGCGCAATTATTGAAAAACCAATTGTAAAAGATGGCCAAATCGTCGTTGGAAATACAATGAAACTTTCTTTAGCTTGTGATCATAGAGTTGTTGATGGTGCTACGGGCGCGCAATTCTTGCAAACCTTAAAAACTTATTTAGAGCAACCTTTAACATTGTTACTCTAA
- the pdhA gene encoding pyruvate dehydrogenase (acetyl-transferring) E1 component subunit alpha: protein MKEFSKEVYLQWYEDMTMWRRFEDKCRSLYLKQKIRGFLHLYNGQEAIPAGFTHAMDLSKDSMITAYRCHIHPMAMGVDPKRILAELCGKATGTSGGMGGSMHIFSKEKRFYGGHGIVGGQIPLGAGIAFADKYFETGGVNICFFGDGAARQGSLHETFNMAMNWKLPVVFVVENNGYAMGTSVGRTANHEDIYKLGLGYEMPCLPVDAMNPEKVAEAAYEAIERARRGDGPTFIEARTYRYRGHSMSDAEPYRTKEEVAEHKKDDPIEIVKHKILSQNWATEDELAALDEKSKEFVEECVEFMEQSPYPDLSKVYDYVYDQEDYPFINKLENN, encoded by the coding sequence AAAGAATTTTCGAAAGAAGTCTACCTGCAGTGGTATGAAGACATGACGATGTGGAGAAGATTTGAAGACAAATGCCGTTCACTCTATCTCAAACAAAAAATCAGAGGATTTTTACATTTATATAACGGACAGGAAGCGATTCCAGCTGGATTCACGCACGCGATGGATTTGTCCAAAGACAGCATGATCACGGCTTACAGATGTCACATTCACCCAATGGCCATGGGAGTAGATCCTAAAAGAATTCTTGCAGAACTTTGTGGTAAAGCCACGGGAACTTCAGGTGGAATGGGTGGTTCTATGCATATCTTCAGCAAAGAAAAAAGATTTTATGGCGGTCACGGTATTGTAGGGGGTCAAATTCCTTTAGGAGCTGGGATTGCTTTTGCCGATAAATATTTTGAAACTGGTGGCGTAAATATTTGTTTCTTCGGCGATGGAGCAGCGCGCCAAGGTTCACTTCACGAAACTTTCAACATGGCAATGAACTGGAAATTACCAGTGGTGTTTGTGGTTGAAAATAACGGTTATGCGATGGGAACTTCGGTAGGAAGAACTGCCAACCACGAAGATATCTATAAATTAGGTTTGGGTTACGAAATGCCGTGCTTACCTGTAGATGCTATGAATCCTGAGAAAGTAGCGGAAGCTGCTTATGAAGCAATCGAAAGAGCAAGACGAGGAGACGGACCAACTTTTATAGAAGCCAGAACCTACAGATACAGAGGTCACTCTATGTCGGATGCAGAACCTTACAGAACAAAAGAAGAAGTTGCAGAACATAAAAAAGACGATCCTATAGAAATCGTAAAACATAAAATTTTATCGCAAAACTGGGCAACAGAAGACGAACTAGCAGCACTCGATGAAAAATCTAAAGAATTTGTAGAAGAGTGTGTGGAATTTATGGAGCAGTCTCCATATCCAGATTTATCTAAAGTTTATGATTATGTTTATGATCAGGAAGATTATCCGTTTATAAACAAGCTTGAAAATAACTAA